From Micromonospora rifamycinica, a single genomic window includes:
- a CDS encoding MFS transporter, producing the protein MTGAGRRHRIDDWRPEDPTFWRTTGAPIARRNLWVSIFAEHVGFSVWSLWSVTVLFLGPAYGIDPAGKFLLTAVPAALGAVLRLPYTLAVARFGGRNWTIVSALLLLVPAVPMAVLLEPGVSYSTLMVLACLTGVGGGNFASSMANINLFFPDRLKGRALGLNAGGGNLGVPAVQLVGLAVLATAGAAYPRLVPAVYLPLIVLAALAAARWLDNIPDAHNEPGALREAARDRHTWVMSLLYVGTFGSFIGFGFAFGQVLQLQFAERFPTPVDAAWLTFLGPLIGSLIRPLGGQLADRLGGARVTFWNFVAMAAGAGLVLYAARERSFPLYLAGFLALFVFSGIGNGSTYKMIPAIFRVRAVAEAELTGDPAAAQRRARRRSGALIGIAGAVGASGGVLVNVAFRQSFLTSGNADAAYLAFIGWYALCFVVTWAVYLRPGPGKLVGV; encoded by the coding sequence ATGACCGGGGCGGGTCGGCGGCACCGGATCGACGACTGGCGTCCCGAGGACCCCACCTTCTGGCGGACCACCGGAGCCCCGATCGCCCGACGCAACCTCTGGGTGTCGATCTTCGCCGAGCACGTCGGGTTCTCGGTGTGGAGCCTCTGGTCGGTCACCGTGCTCTTCCTCGGCCCAGCGTACGGCATCGACCCGGCCGGGAAGTTCCTGCTCACCGCCGTGCCGGCCGCGCTGGGGGCGGTGCTGCGGCTGCCGTACACCCTGGCGGTGGCCCGCTTCGGCGGGCGGAACTGGACGATAGTCAGCGCGCTGCTGCTGCTGGTACCGGCGGTGCCGATGGCGGTGCTGCTGGAGCCGGGGGTGTCGTACTCGACGCTGATGGTGCTGGCCTGCCTGACCGGGGTCGGCGGCGGCAACTTCGCCTCGTCGATGGCGAACATCAACCTGTTCTTCCCGGACCGGCTCAAGGGCCGGGCGCTCGGGCTCAACGCCGGTGGCGGCAACCTCGGCGTGCCGGCCGTGCAGCTGGTCGGGCTGGCGGTGCTGGCCACCGCCGGGGCGGCGTACCCCCGGTTGGTGCCGGCGGTCTACCTGCCGCTGATCGTGCTGGCCGCGCTCGCCGCGGCCCGCTGGCTGGACAACATCCCGGACGCCCACAACGAGCCCGGCGCGCTGCGCGAGGCCGCCCGCGACCGGCACACCTGGGTGATGTCGCTGCTCTACGTGGGCACCTTCGGCTCGTTCATCGGCTTCGGCTTCGCCTTCGGCCAGGTGCTCCAGCTCCAGTTCGCCGAGCGGTTCCCCACCCCGGTCGACGCGGCCTGGCTGACCTTCCTCGGGCCGCTGATCGGCTCGCTGATCCGGCCGCTCGGCGGGCAGCTCGCCGACCGGCTGGGCGGGGCGCGGGTGACCTTCTGGAACTTCGTCGCGATGGCCGCCGGGGCCGGGCTGGTGCTCTACGCCGCCCGGGAGCGGTCGTTCCCGCTCTACCTGGCCGGGTTCCTGGCGCTGTTCGTCTTCTCCGGCATCGGCAACGGGTCGACGTACAAGATGATCCCGGCGATCTTCCGGGTCCGGGCGGTGGCCGAGGCGGAGCTGACCGGCGACCCGGCCGCGGCGCAGCGCCGGGCGCGACGGCGCTCCGGGGCGCTGATCGGCATCGCCGGCGCGGTCGGCGCCTCGGGTGGGGTGCTGGTGAACGTGGCCTTCCGGCAGTCCTTCCTCACCTCGGGCAACGCGGACGCCGCCTACCTGGCCTTCATCGGCTGGTACGCGCTCTGTTTCGTGGTCACCTGGGCGGTCTACCTGCGGCCCGGCCCCGGGAAGCTGGTCGGTGTGTGA
- a CDS encoding DUF6364 family protein, protein MTAKVTLSFSDETIEQARRFAKREGLSLSAWMDQAAREKALREVFTAHAEAVGRAGLDLESAALADAREVGMVADVLFGGRPRAA, encoded by the coding sequence ATGACTGCGAAGGTGACTCTCTCGTTCTCGGACGAGACGATCGAGCAGGCCCGCCGGTTCGCCAAGCGGGAAGGTCTCTCCCTGTCCGCCTGGATGGACCAGGCCGCCCGGGAGAAGGCGCTACGGGAGGTCTTCACCGCCCACGCCGAGGCGGTCGGCCGGGCCGGGCTCGACCTGGAGTCCGCCGCCCTCGCCGACGCCCGCGAGGTGGGGATGGTCGCCGACGTGCTCTTCGGTGGTCGCCCACGTGCTGCGTAG
- a CDS encoding type II toxin-antitoxin system PemK/MazF family toxin, whose translation MVAHVLRRGEVWRIEGARERLGLVISSDVYNSTDVPIVIVAEVVETALLRDSPLAVPMGANVVMPDRLSAPMKKWFTECVDVADTETMRRVTRALRILQEL comes from the coding sequence GTGGTCGCCCACGTGCTGCGTAGGGGAGAGGTCTGGCGCATCGAGGGCGCCCGGGAACGGCTCGGGCTGGTGATCAGCTCCGACGTCTACAACTCCACCGACGTGCCGATCGTGATCGTCGCCGAGGTGGTCGAGACCGCGCTGCTGCGTGACTCTCCGCTCGCCGTGCCGATGGGCGCGAACGTGGTGATGCCCGACCGGCTGTCGGCGCCGATGAAGAAGTGGTTCACCGAGTGCGTGGACGTCGCCGACACCGAGACCATGCGCCGGGTCACCCGGGCGCTGCGTATCCTCCAGGAACTCTGA
- a CDS encoding class I SAM-dependent methyltransferase, giving the protein MDVTAAFDAVAGSYDQARRRLVPCFDDFYAAAVEVAAPPLRAALAAGRTPEVLDLGAGTGLLSLLLTAALPGVRVTLVDGAARMLAVAAEGLAARGVAHRTVLADLAGPLPPGRYDAVVSALAVHHLDDDGKRALYRRAADALRPGGVFVNAEQVAGPTPALDRRYDEVWLAQTAARGSDDAEIAAARERMRHDRPAAVADQCRWLADAGLVDVDCFYKAWRFAVFGGHRPVA; this is encoded by the coding sequence ATGGACGTGACGGCGGCCTTCGATGCGGTGGCGGGCTCGTACGACCAGGCCCGTCGCCGGCTCGTCCCCTGCTTCGACGACTTCTACGCCGCCGCCGTCGAGGTGGCCGCCCCACCGCTGCGGGCCGCGCTCGCCGCCGGGCGTACCCCCGAGGTGCTCGACCTGGGCGCCGGCACCGGGCTGCTCTCGCTGCTGCTCACCGCCGCGCTGCCCGGCGTGCGGGTGACCCTGGTCGACGGGGCCGCGCGGATGCTCGCGGTGGCCGCCGAGGGGCTGGCCGCCCGGGGGGTGGCGCACCGCACCGTGCTGGCCGACCTGGCCGGCCCGCTCCCGCCCGGCCGGTACGACGCGGTGGTCTCCGCGCTGGCCGTGCACCACCTCGACGACGACGGCAAGCGGGCGCTCTACCGCCGGGCGGCCGACGCGCTGCGGCCCGGCGGGGTGTTCGTCAACGCCGAGCAGGTGGCCGGTCCCACCCCGGCCCTGGACCGCCGGTACGACGAGGTCTGGCTGGCGCAGACCGCCGCGCGCGGCTCGGACGACGCCGAGATCGCCGCCGCCCGGGAGCGGATGCGGCACGACCGTCCGGCGGCGGTGGCCGACCAGTGCCGTTGGCTGGCCGACGCCGGCCTGGTCGACGTGGACTGCTTCTACAAGGCGTGGCGGTTCGCCGTCTTCGGCGGCCACCGCCCGGTCGCCTGA